TGTTGAAGCTTGTGATTTGTTGTAACTTGTAATTTGTAGCTCCAAGTCTCCAACCAATACTTGATGACAAATAtgagataatataattatatttattgatataatatgaaaattttgaattgaaaattgaaatatatggattctaataatatgataattaaaatgGAATAGAAATTAAGATTGACACTTGAGAGTTGAGAGTTGAGAGGATATAGAAAATAGATGAGAGAAAtgagaatagatgattttgtaaGAACTAGTAGGGGATAGgtgtatttatattattaaaaatgggttaaagtgtaattattataacttgagtgtttaaaataaagttttaaaagtaGGGGGTGATAGGGGGTGTTTGGGAACACAAAAAGGGGCATAAATCCGTTGGGGGGCCCACTAGCCGTTTCCCCGACGGATCTAAAcggttatttttttaaaatttaaaaaaaagggggggggagATCCCGCGAACCGGCCGGTTCAACCGGGCCGGGTCGACCGGGACGCAGGGGTGAACCGGCCCCTGACCGGTCCCCTCATCCCCCACCCATTAAACCTTGGGGGATGGGCCGGGTTCGGGGCGGGCCATCCCGATCCCCCTACCACCCCTAGCAGCAGCTGCGCTGTCCGCCAAAAGCAGCAACAGCAACAGTCGCGCCGTCAAGCAGCCAGCAGCAGTCGCGCCTCTGCCATCAAGCAGTCAGCAGCCGCGTCGTCCGCCATCAAGCAGCCAGCAGCCGCGCCGTCTcaggcccattaaaaaaccgaaataacaaatcgaattgaattaataaaaaccgaatcgaattaataaaaaccgaaccgaaccgaaatatttcggttcggtatttAGTACACAATTTACAAAAATCGAAAACCGAAAAAACTGGAGAAAAAAACtgaaaccgaaccgaaataccgaatgaCCACCCCTAGTTTTGGGTTTAGGTAATGGCCTATGGGCTAGGGATATGGATTGGGGGGTTGGAAAAATTTATGGGCAAATGacagaaatcacatacttttaaagtaaaattactatttttcccttataaatttataattacagaaatctcttaaactgatacaataatataagcattGATACATTCATGTGACgcacgagatacattaatcgtcAAGTAagatacaatatattttatacatgatacactaatctgatgtacatattatatataatacattaatcttatgcgcgagatacattgatctgatgcgcgagatacattaatttgatgcgctgatacattaatatgatgcacaaaaatgagggattttggaaatttgtaaaactaatatgagataatggtaataagagaacttaaatgtgtgatttctgtcatttttccTTCAAAAAACACTTGCGCTTTTATCCTAAAAATTTGGTCAAGCATTTCAATTTTGTAACGTTCACTAAAATTCAACTCTTatagtaaaaacaaaaaagtaggCTTATGAAAAGCATGATCAAACATACATTTCATGACCTTTTTGATGTCACATGTTACATTCATGCCTAAGACACATGAAGACCACTAAAATCTTATTTTGTGCCTATATATAGaggatattttttcttctcatttcaTCTAAATTTTCAAAGCCTTGTAGCCATTCTAAAATTTTTCAATGAAGTCTCAATTCCATTACTTGATCTCATTCTCTTGGGTGAGTAAATTCCctcttaattatatatgtgttttttcCTCTATGATATCTCACATATATAGTTAgataatgatatatgatgtttactctttatatatatatatatatgtagctTGCATTCGTAGTAAGTCATGCAGCGATATCTCCAGAAGTTTATTGGAAAGTAAAATTGCCCAACACTCAGATACCTAAAGTGATCAAAGATTTTCTTCCCCACACAGGTTTTTCTTCAACTCTGCGCATTTTTGTGTTAACATTACGAATCTATATATATGACTTACATTGCTATGTAAACCAATTTATTTAACCTTCTACTCATGAGAGTGTAATTTGTAGATGATAATTTCAACAGTAATCAGAGCGGTAAGATTGTGCCTTGGCATCATGCTGCTACAGAGGAAGAGATTCATGAATTGAAAGTAAACCGCGGTAACATTGGTTCTGGAATGCTCCATTGGTATTGTGCTGCTACAGAGGAAGAGATTCGTGAGCTAAAAGACgataacaataattttatttacaaaCCTTTCTTCTTCGAAAATGACttgaagaaaggaaatattatcaACTTTCCCTCTTTGAAACATAAAAATGATGCACCATTTTTGCCTCGCCAATCAACCATTCCCTTCTCATCGAAAAAATTCACTGAAATTCTAAACCATTTCTCAATCGATAGTAATTCAAAGGATGCTCAAATAATCAAGGAAACAATCTATATATGTGAAGAGCCAGATCTccataaagagaagaaattttGTGCAACTTCATTAGAGTCGATGGTAGATTTCATGTTATCCGAGCTAGGAACGAACAATATCGAAGCAATTACAACGGAGGTAGAAGGGGAAAGTAGTCAAATATTTCAGAGATACACCATggaaaaagttgaagaaattgCGGATGGGAATAACATGGTATGCCACAAAATAGACTATCCATACGCAGTGCATTATTGTCATGTTGGAGGAAGAACAAAGACGTTCATGGTATCAATGATAGGAGTTGATGGAACAAAAGTTAAAGCGCTATCAGTATGCCACCAAGATACTTCCTTTTGGAATCCAAAGGGAATACCTTTTGTAATGTTCAATGTTAAGCCTGGAACTACCCCTTTTTGTCATTTCCTTCCAAATGATCAAATTGTCATTTTCCCTTCAAAAGAGGCCACCAATTAGGCTAtctcatatatatttaaacttAATCCTAAGAGTATGTTGTGTGATTACAGAATATAATCATGgctattatttctattatgtcATATGATTCTGGcttcatgatttattttttgttcaaatttattcattttaactATCTGAATGTGTATTATCATGTGTCCTGCATAGTTTCAGTATCTAAATAGAATATCCTAAGGGAGTGGTCATGTATTAAGCCAAATGGCATTTGGATGTTACACTTTCTCCAATCATGAGTAATATTTGGGCCCTTCTGTacaaaactaaaactaattaCAATCagcataataaaaaagaaaattaaactcAACTAACATTACaatcaaagaaaaatagatatgagactatatatatatatatatatattagatcaGAAAATATTACAAAAGAGATTTGAGGCCTGTTTTAAAACTGTAACTTGTATTTGATCCTGGAAAATCAAGTCCAAACATCTCTTTAGGACCTTTTCCTGGTTCCATGAAGCCAGCCAGCTTTGCTACCAAGTAGGCACTATCTGCAATGTGGTTCAAATCATCTGTTTTACTCCACAATTTCTCAGCCAACTGTAACCTTCTTCTTTTGCTATTGATCAAAATTCCCCACTTAACGTATAGCCCTTCTCGTTCTGCTTCGCTTAACTTTTTCTCCATTTGCTTGCTCAGTATCCGTCTCTCGTCTCTAATATCTTTCTTGCTGTGAAAATGAAAGACATCATAAGTAGTAAGTACACATATAAATGgataaattatgaaaagttCATTTTTCATATGACGTATATTTGCAAGGGAACGCCGTGAAATGAAGTTTCAAGTATATTACCTTCCCTCGAGTGACAAAGTCCTACCACTGGCAACGGTTTTCTCACCACGTGAAAATGCGTCCTTGAGGGAGGTTAATCTTCTAATTTCAACCTCCATATATATAGCATCTGTTGAATCACCTTGGAAGAGAAGGAAGAAGTATGATCTGTGTGCCAAAGATACATTACAAGCATGCCAAAGTTCAATAATCTCTTTTTGAAGTCTCTTGAATTCGGAGGGCCAACTGTAACGACTTTTGTAATCATCTTCTGCTGGCTCAGCGTCTCTCACGCTCTTTGAAGATGTATCATGTTCTGGTTCAGCCTCCTGAGCCTGTGACATACAAGGATAAAtcattaaaacaaattaaaataagattaggTTCCCCCTATTTCTGCATTAAACAATGGACATAAGTTGCACCTATAATCCAGAATCCAGTAAGTAATAGAAATTGTGATCCAGAACGCATAAACTAAAAATCCTGGATTCGCCTCCAAGTATAATGTTAAAATGAAGGATGTAATCTTCTAGTCAGCACCATCAAGGTACGGTACGAATGCATATATCATAATCTCAAGGAATATCATCTGACAGTACCAAATGCAAGTTTCTATTAGATTCCGTTATTAAGTGAAGACATCTGCATAAATATTTCTGATAGGAACCTTCTCATTCCAGATAAGTGAAATAAAGGTCTTCCTCTAAGGATCTATACCCCCATGAATGATTGGAATTCGAAAACATAAGACTAGAGAAATGTAAAAAGTTGCTTTCTAAGATGAGAGAGTGTACTCACCGGACAATCTTTGACACCAGTTTTATGCTGAAGCTCATCCATTTTCTTCGTCCTTGCATTGCATGCGGCATCAGCGTTGTTGATCTCCTCATCGGTTAAAGGTTTTCTTTTTGGAACTTCAAGTTCAATATTAGTGGAACCATTTCTTGAAGAACAATTAACATCAGCTCTTTTGGATTCCTCTGAGCATGGAGAATATCGATCAGTAATTATGCTAGCTTTGCAACTTGTACTTTTACATAACTTCCAATTTCTATTGCATGATAAATCATCCTTAAGATCACACGATGAGGATAATTTTTCTGGAGGAGCATTTGAGGAATGAACACAAACtgattttttctcttcatttaaAAGCAATGGCACGGCCTTTTTGTTGTCCTTGAACTTTGGTGATTCAAGGTCTTGCTTAACCCCCAAGGGAAATGACATTGTATCTCTATTGGACTTCCTACCTTCCTCGAAAAATGATGATGACACCGTTTCTCTGTCTTctttaaaatatgatgatttcgACTCCCCATTTTCCTTGTATGGAGATGTCACTGATCTTCTGTGTCCATTTTCAAGATGTGATATTGTTCCGTGATTTGTTCTCTCTCCATTTATAATGTTTAGTAAAGCTGGAAAGCCACCATTTTCTTCAGGAAGTGAACAATTGAATACTTGTGTTCCCTTCATACTCGAATCATCTGTTTCGACGCAACGAACTTCCCTGCATAGATCGTCAGAAGTCTCATTACTTTGTTTTTCAGTTTCATCCCATCCCTGACATGAATCAGTTCTGCTATTATTTGAACTGCCAACTAATAGCATTGGAAATGCATTGTTGCGAAAGATGGTTTCGTCAAATTCTGGCATGTGTATAAACTGATCGTCAGAGTTACACCTGCTATGTCCAATTGAACGTGCTCTAACACCAACATCTACATAACGAGTGTCTCTCAAAATGGAAATCTGTTGCATTGGGCTTTGATAATCTGGTGATCTCTTCACACGTAAATTTGGATAGTGTCCGAAATCAACCTGTGAAAGATGTGAAAAAAGTATCTTTAGCATAGAATAAGCAAATATATAAACTAGTAGAGTCTATTAAATTCCATCTACCTGTATTACATCATCCCCAAGAAGCTTCAACAGATCTTTGACTTGACTCTGAGCAATGTCGCGTTGCAAAATTAAGTCCTTTATCTCCTTCTCCAGCTACGGGAGGAGGAAAAATTGATCAAGGATTCAAGATGTCAAACAGCAGTGCATTTGTACAATAATCAGGATAATGAACTTGTAATTTAAGTCGATAACGATGAGAGACATCAATTAGCATGTCAGGGTTAATGATAGACATGCTTCATTTACGAAATAAAACAACTACTAACATCCTAGATATATAATGGAGGTTACATCTGAAAATCTCAATTATCTGTATACTTCTTCACTCATTGAATTTTGCCATCAACCGTTATATTGGTTTAGTATATGATGTCGTTTATTTTGTGGTTGTACCAAAATTGTGCCTTCCCAAGTAACAGATTACCTTAACATGTTTGCAAATACTTACTAGCGTCATCAAGATGCATTACCTGTTGTATTTGATGGTCCTTCTCTTGCAGTAATGCTTCGTAATCTGAAGGGAATATGCAAGCTCTGGGATATCTTAACTCACTTTCCAATCTAGCCAACTCCCTCTGCAAATGCTTCACTAATGTTTTATCGGACATGACGATATTCGCTTGGGCATTTGTAGTTACTTCCTTGGCACAACTTGCAAACAGTAGAGTATTCCTTGTTTGATCAACATGACTTCGTGCAGGGCAAATTGTACAGATGATGGCAGTTCTACCGTTGCCACCCAATGATGGCTGTAATATCCGTGTAAGCTTTGAATCTCGGAAAGGAATGTGGCCGGTCCTGTCCTTGCTGCATTAAGTATACAAAAAAGATGAAATAGTTTCACTTTCCAAATTCATCGACAGTGATTAAAGGCAGTATGTCATGCTTGAATTGGTTTCCATTTAAGATTTTGATGCAACTGATTAGAAAGTTATGCataactttaagtctttaacaCAAGCATAACAGGATTTAAGCCCTTCTTATAGACCTGTTTAAAAATCATGTTAAACTCGATTAAGACtgcaagaaaaataaacaaccTTAGCTTACGAATAACAGTGCCAAGGGTCAGTAAACTGCGGTTTATGTGACAGCCTTCTTTCAGCCTTGTACCAGCTGACAATGACTGAGATGCCCGCTCACTTCCAGCCAAATCGACAAAATTCTATGTTCAAATGATAAAACAATCAGCTGTTACGTCAGTACATTATTATATGAACACTCGTCATGATTTCTTACCACAGTAGCTAAAAGGGTACTCAAATCGTTGTCCCTGCCTATGTTCTCACCAGCAGAACTTTCAATTGTCTGCAACAACTTATACGTCAAAAATCGGGTTGTTTTAAAAGCTCAATAGACTGTTAGACAAGAAATCTCAGCTGTTTTACCAGTCTGATGATTTGGTGAGATCTAGAGCTTGTTTCGTTCAAGGAAGTCTCCCCAATCTGTCTCTGAGCTGCAACATTTAGTCGTAAAATTCAAAACCGTGGTTATGTTTAAAAGTCATGGTTACTCATTCTCTTACCTTCACAAATAGAAAGGAGATGAATCACATGGTTCCAGTCCCTCAATGTTTCCTCGGTGAGTTTCTCAATAACAGTCCCTCTCTGTTGCAATTACTCTAACATGATTTTAAAACGAGACAGAAGAACACAAAATGACTAGAACTTTGTTAAACTCAGTAAATCAAACCTCTGGATCATCTAGAAGTCGGAGTGGAGTGTTATCTTCACTAAGGAGATCTCGGACAGATTCATTGTATATCTCCATAGCAGAAAACTTCAAAACAAAGTCTCTTTCTGTGTGCTACAACAAGTAGTAAATTTTGATCATTAATAAAGCAAAGCCAAAACTCTTAACAGACAACAATTAACAATCGATCCTATGGTTACCTTGTGCACGTACTCGTAGATATCTGCAATAGCATATTCAGTTATTCCAGTCATAGTATATGTCTTTCCACTGCTTGTTTGTCCATAGGCGAGAACACTTGCTAGTCGATACATGAATAATTTCAGATTAATAATAACAGGACATGGAGTAGATGTtccaaaaactataaaaaagcAGAAATAACTCACAATTGAATCCTTTAACAACCGAAAGAGCAACTTCTTTAGCTGCTTCTTCATACACCTGTCTTGTCGAACAATCACTGCTAAATACCCTGtctaaaacaaaatcataaaccaaAATAACACAATCAGAACACTAGATCAATCACATGACAGTTAAACATATACGTATTCGATTAAATAGAGAAATATAATGTATTAACATACCAAAGGTATATACAGAAGGATACATTGGTGAAGAGTTAACATTGTTGTAGATAATAGTTGTATCATTCACACATTCCCAATCTGCAACAtcatttctctctttttcattcAATGTCCTTAACCTCGCCGATACATAAATACTTTCTTCACGAtcctccattttattttttctctaaaccaaaaatctcattatatattataccaaatgaaaaataaattatggtaaaaataatattgaagaagatcgattaatttttttgatttttttgtttttctggaaaaattaaatagatgataaacttttgaagaaaaaagaatctctctctttctcttttctcctttggTTGGAAATCTGATAATATAacagagaaaaagagaaagagaaggaaaaagatataaataaacagtacaaaatatatataagaattgAATTTGAGAATATCACAgcataaataaaacaaagaaaaggcAAATAGAAAGTTCTTTTTTTACCGAAGAAAAAGGGAAGTTGGGCTTATGTTTTTTGTGCctagtttatttttctcttcttttctttttttttttttgtttttgcagGCAAATTAAACGTGAAATTATCGCCAACCatttcatttggaaagttattttagcaaaaataacctctctttttttttcaacttatgagcgatttcttatactttttccaTCCTAATTTATGTGGCACCTTATACTCTTTTTATTATATACTCCATCAGTCCTCTAATTTATGTAGCACCTTATACTCTCTTCTATTATACTCTATCCGTCCtaatttatgaaatactttATACTTTCACCCTTCGTCCTAATTTATGTGGCACCTTATACTCTCTGCATTATACTCTATCCGTACTCTATCCGTCCTAATTTATGTAGCACCTTATACTCTCTGCATTATACTCTATCCGTCCTAATTTATGTAGCATCTTATACTCTCTTCCTCCGTCCTAATTTATGTCACACCTTATACTCTCTCCACCCTATTTTATGTAGAGCACCTTACACACGtgactttttaaaatatgaaagttCAATTATCTTGATGATAATTGACAATTATTTTGATTGATAATTTAAAGAGAGTctatttttactatatattctttaattattttaaattatcaaattcaGTAAAGATAAAGTTCTAAAATTGTTGCAAGATTTACTAGACTTTGAGCAATCAATAAAGTTCAGGCAAACACATTGACATAATTAAAACGAAGATTTACGCGTTATAACTTTGGAATCAGTTGAGTGCATGCTATTGAAGTGGCACATATAAGCAACTCATAAAAGTTTCAAACTAGCATTGTGGGTTCTCAATAAAGAGTAACCCTCCAAAAATTAGCGTATGCCACTATTAGCAACGCGCACACGGTATTCTTTAGTAAAAGGCGAAAGAATAGTTCGCTATGTGCTCATTGCGTGGCTGCGTGGTTCTAACAACAGGCGCAGGAGCTTCTTTTATAGTGGTTTCTTCTTCTACTTGTTCAATTGTAGCCGATGTGGGACTAATAAATCACTGTTAGCATGGGCTTTGTTGGGCCATAGCAGCTCTTAAAATGGGCTGTTGGGGATTTCATGCTGGAAATAGTGGCCCAATGACTACATGACctcaaatcttaaattttttaaaaaatatactgaAATATATAGGAAAAATCACTTTTCTTTGAAATAAGTTTGctgatttcatatcatgagatgaaattccaaatttttcaaatacaaaaagTTGACTCACAAgtttatatttgtaaaaataactcacatgaaatttatatatatatatctactaGCCATTTATTTCATAGGTAAATAAAACttataatttatatcattaCCTTTTAAATAGATTATAacgattatttttttcaatataaaattaattttttttccaatctaTTCTTAATTTACCATTTATATTCACCGAAGTTATTATTTGTTCtgattaaattaattactaCTTCATTAAAATCAAtgtttcataataataataaaagaaaatcatcaTTATATTGAGTGGACAAGACTATTAGTTACTTATCTTTTATTGCGGTTGATATAATTTTCTTGGATTGTGAaggaaattcattaatatcTATAAGCTTTAAATCAAGTGAATAAAGTTGATAAGaagtacaaaataatattacatagGTAAATCTCATAATTGTTTTGCTAAAGCCTTTAGGAACGTTAATTATCATTGGTACCAATGTCGCTATAGGTTTTAGCAACATTTATAGTGCAAATTGtctcaaaaaagaaatatttagtgGCTATTAAGTTATTATGAGTGAAGTCGTtaacaacaaaaagtttcaGGGAGAACTCGTAAAACATAGATAGGCACATAATGTACATATGCACCAGAGAAATTGATTTTCTGGCATTTGGCACACTGCTGCTTAATCTGGAGAAGAATTCAATGAATAGCATAAAACTGAAACTGAGTAGCATGAATGTCAATAATTGCTAAAGGTACATGTTATATGAACACACACAATATTCTTGAGGAGCTAGCTATAAGCTTTTATGCACCGCGACTCGATCATGAAAACatgtagtagtagtagtagtacaTACTTTCTAATATCTTAGTAGACATATCCTTTCACAAACATTCCCTCCTTGGCCTCCTCAGACTCACCTTCACCGGTGTATTTGCCTAGTTGCGCGAGAGAGTTGGCACTTGCTCTAGTAAGCAAAGCTTTCTGAGCTGCCTCAACATTTTCTGGTCTTCCACCCCATGTCTTGAGACATGTGTTCTGAAGGGCTCTTGCATATGAGAACGATACGTGCCATGGGTTGGGAGATTGGTTCATCGCGTTCAAGTTAAGAGTAGCTTCCACTTCAGATTGTCCACCAGACAAGAACTGTACATAGCAAACCATGTTGGAAGAAAATAGTTAGTTGTcagtgtatataagttaaacTCGTTCTGTAAAATACGACTTTGTTTAGGTACTTGCCATGATTCCAGGGACAGCAGGGGGAATTCTTCGTTGGAGGAGCTTGAGGGTATAATCAGCAACTTGTTCTGGGGTGGCCCTCTCCTTGCATTCTGCTCCCGGGGTGACCATGCTAGGCTTCAACAAGATACCTTCAAACATGACATTGTTTTCGGCCAGGTAGAAGAAAACTTCAGCCCACACCTGTTGAGCAACCTCAAAGGTCCTATCGATATTGTGTTCACCATCTAGCAAAATCTCTGGCTCAACAATTGGTACCAACCCATTGTCCTACAATAATTCCCACGAAAATTTCTCTGTTAATCATGTTTACAACCCcaaacaaatagacacattgCATCACAAATAGAGACAATTGCTTACCTGAGAAATTGCAGCATAGCGAGCAAGACCCCAGGCTGCTTCCTTAACTGCAAGTGCAGAAGGACCATTGGGAATGCTCACCACAGTACGCCTGTAATATGCGTATTGATTAATAAAAGTAAGCATTTGCTTCTTCATTGAGGTCAAattccatttaatttatatacaagAGTTTAGAGTGATATGCTACCATTTAGCAAAA
This window of the Solanum pennellii chromosome 2, SPENNV200 genome carries:
- the LOC107011094 gene encoding fructose-bisphosphate aldolase 1, chloroplastic-like is translated as MASASLLKTSPVINKTDFIKGQALRQPSVSVNVVRSHPSGLTVRASSYADELVKTAKTVASPGRGILAMDESNATCGKRLDSIGLENTEANRQAYRTLLVSAPGLGNYISGAILFEETLYQSTVDGKKIVDVLLEQNIVPGIKVDKGLVPLAGSNNESWCQGLDGLASRSAAYYQQGARFAKWRTVVSIPNGPSALAVKEAAWGLARYAAISQDNGLVPIVEPEILLDGEHNIDRTFEVAQQVWAEVFFYLAENNVMFEGILLKPSMVTPGAECKERATPEQVADYTLKLLQRRIPPAVPGIMFLSGGQSEVEATLNLNAMNQSPNPWHVSFSYARALQNTCLKTWGGRPENVEAAQKALLTRASANSLAQLGKYTGEGESEEAKEGMFVKGYVY